The DNA segment GTGATACTTGTTTCCAAAAATGATAATGTTGCACGGAAAATAAGTGCAATGCACAATAAAACAAAGGGTGTAGCTAGCTGACTAAGCTGATATGGTTCCATGTGTCAACTCTTTCTTGATTCGCTATGTTCATTTTCTTCTTCACTGATTTCTTTGTCATCATCTTCTTCTAAGTCGCTGCCGGTCGCGTTTTCATCAAAATTGTCTTTATCATCTATTTCTTTTTCAAAAAACGCAAGAAGTCTCTTGCTTCGGGATGGATGACGCAGTTTTCTTAAGGCTTTTACCTCAATTTGTCGAATGCGTTCACGAGTAACGGAAAAATCCTTACCAACTTCTTCAAGCGTATGTTCGGAAGCAACGTCAATACCAAAACGCATTTTGAGTACTTTTTCTTCGCGGGGAGTG comes from the Candidatus Babeliales bacterium genome and includes:
- a CDS encoding sigma factor-like helix-turn-helix DNA-binding protein, which translates into the protein TPREEKVLKMRFGIDVASEHTLEEVGKDFSVTRERIRQIEVKALRKLRHPSRSKRLLAFFEKEIDDKDNFDENATGSDLEEDDDKEISEEENEHSESRKS